The following are from one region of the Neurospora crassa OR74A linkage group III, whole genome shotgun sequence genome:
- a CDS encoding flavoprotein oxygenase, whose translation MPTSKVLTSATNFIKPWTLSKLHHKHFPGLTSLFTKFSRSKSTHGFTNPAKMSTEPSAAEKSAAFEKVLKRNPHGDFKAVEASRPAFDPSPKFTYFQTPQPDWAYGSGANSLAASASAETKKKDEQQHIVVDPYTEGRPPAFNYKLLISAIVPRPIALVSTRSADGTTENLAPFSYFQVISHDPPLFTLGFASPLTPASRAKDSLRILHETGECVINLMSTPFLEAANSCSTNAPLGVSEWVISGLTPVYDTQTVKAARAKEAVFAVECKLVHVKEFESRSKPGETGSTLVVVEGTKFWIKEGAVNEELNQMDLDVYKPVSRLGGITYGLVREGLEIPRPDFEKDIGGMEGYEKLKKAREERKEKE comes from the coding sequence ATGCCGACCTCCAAGGTTCTCACATCAGCAACCAACTTTATCAAACCTTGGACTCTATCAAAACTTCATCATAAACACTTTCCAGGCCTCACTTCACTCTTCACCAAATTTTCAAGGTCCAAGTCAACCCACGGATTCACAAACCCCGCCAAAATGTCCACCGAACCATCCGCCGCCGAAAAGAGCGCCGCCTTCGAGAAGGTCCTCAAGCGCAACCCTCACGGCGACTTCAAAGCCGTCGAAGCCTCTCGGCCCGCGTTCGACCCCTCTCCCAAATTCACCTACTTCCAAACCCCCCAACCAGACTGGGCTTACGGCTCGGGCGCCAACTCTCTTGCTGCTTCTGCCTCTgccgagaccaagaagaaggacgagcaGCAGCACATCGTCGTCGACCCCTACACCGAAGGCCGCCCGCCCGCATTCAACTACAAACTGCTCATCTCCGCCATCGTCCCCCGCCCCATTGCCTTGGTGTCCACCCGCTCTGCCGACGGCACGACCGAAAACCTGGCTCCCTTTTCGTACTTCCAAGTCATCTCGCACGACCCGCCCCTCTTCACCTTGGGCTTCGCCTCGCCGCTCACCCCGGCCTCGCGCGCCAAGGACTCGTTGCGCATCCTGCACGAGACGGGCGAGTGCGTCATCAATCTGATGTCCACCCCGTTCCTCGAGGCAGCTAATTCGTGCAGCACCAACGCCCCCTTGGGCGTGTCGGAGTGGGTGATTAGCGGGCTGACGCCCGTGTATGATACGCAGACGGTGAAGGCTGCAAGAGCAAAGGAGGCCGTGTTTGCGGTGGAGTGCAAGTTGGTGCATGTCAAGGAGTTTGAGTCCCGCTCGAAGCCGGGGGAGACGGGGTCgacgctggtggtggtggaggggacCAAGTTCTGGATTAAGGAGGGGGCGGTGAATGAGGAGTTGAATCAGATGGATCTAGATGTGTATAAGCCTGTGTCTAGGTTGGGAGGGATTACGTATGGGTTGGTTAGGGAGGGTCTGGAGATTCCGAGACCGGATTTTGAGAAGGATATTGGGGGTATGGAGGGGTATGAGAAGCTTAAGAAGGCAagggaggaaaggaaggagaaggagtaa
- a CDS encoding cAMP-specific phosphodiesterase, with protein MGGGGGANGDDPGEANNTNTSGQQESPPPAPALQVIVLGSGGGPLESNVTAFLVRPIAAGWRRGSVIAVDAGVHLSAIEQILAKTQPATLGEDEEHALPYTLKTGPFAGLQVPMATSSANASFIHRTLIDTYLITHPHLDHISGFVINTAGLGSSRPKKLAGLPNTIAAFKTHIFNNIIWPNLSDENNGVGLVTYTRLVEGGSPALGEGDSKGYLEITDDLAVKVWAVSHGHCYERHSHRGSGSVTRPGSFDASSMGATPMSVMSPPMSHLGPRGLAHHNSISAANNSLAALLQQQQQRDQDRMSIHQGNLFGGGGRSSSISGLGGGHATDESVCVYDSSAYFIRDVTTGREIIIFGDVEPDSVSLSPRNRNIWREAAPKIASGKLTAIFIECSFDDSQTDDRLFGHLTPRYIMEELTALAEEVTAARMDILRRKYETEHGIKRQSTSRPGPMGRSYSDYGSVGSDKKRKRQEEDDRNTRRRTITSQARAASAHPGFRTRREPSTAAGAGAEKSQQPHSSQQQDPRQPTEDSISPKSRKRYENRHSSASAQAAAAAASTTSLYENDGVNPRNPTGFRIDTPHLATPTGEMSLDDFQQRATTNHQPPFNAALQQHQMGISRPELPHFHLSEPTSPYGSPSPSNAMSTFPPSRPQQHQQPYTSPNSTTPVSTTTPLLRRRQEVGQGQGQEAPCLHPPHPT; from the exons atgggaggcggcggcggcgccaaTGGTGACGACCCCGGCGaggccaacaacaccaacaccagcgGCCAACAAGAATCTCCTCCCCCGGCACCGGCTTTGCAAGTCATCGTTCTG GGCTCTGGTGGAGGACCTCTCGAGTCCAATGTCACGGCCTTTCTTGTACGCCCAATAGCTGCGGGCTGGAGGAGAGGGTCAGTCATTGCCGTGGATGCAGGCGTACATCTCAGTGCCATCGAGCAGATTTTGGCAAAGACTCAACCAGCCACCCttggcgaggatgaagaacaCGCTTTACCATACACCCTCAAAACAGGGCCCTTTGCCGGGCTTCAGGTTCCTATGGCTACATCGTCTGCCAATGCATCTTTCATTCACCGGACCCTGATCGACACGTACCTAATAACACACCCTCATCTCGATCACATCTCCGGCTTCGTAATCAACACAGCAGGTCTGGGTAGTTCAAGACCCAAGAAACTCGCCGGCCTACCCAACACGATAGCAGCCTTCAAGACTCACAttttcaacaacatcatctggCCCAACCTGAGTGATGAGAACAACGGAGTGGGGTTGGTGACGTATACGCGCTTGGTAGAGGGTGGCTCACCAGCGCTGGGAGAGGGGGACTCCAAGGGCTATCTTGAGATCACTGACGACCTCGCAGTCAAGGTTTGGGCTGTCAGTCATGGTCATTGCTATGAGAGGCACAGCCATCGTGGCAGCGGAAGCGTCACGCGCCCGGGAAGCTTCGATGCTTCCTCCATGGGAGCAACGCCGATGAGTGTAATGAGCCCGCCCATGTCCCACCTGGGGCCCCGTGGGCTTGCTCATCACAACAGCATATCGGCAGCTAATAACAGTCTGGCCGCGTTgcttcaacaacagcagcaaagaGACCAGGATCGAATGTCTATTCACCAAGGAAATCtgttcggcggcggcggtcgcAGCAGCTCCATCTCAGGTCTCGGTGGCGGACACGCAACAGATGAATCAGTATGTGTTTACGACAGCTCGGCCTACTTCATCCGCGATGTGACCACTGGCAGGGAGATTATCATCTTTGGTGACGTTGAGCCAGACTCCGTCAGTTTGTCACCACGGAACCGGAACATCTGGCGAGAGGCCGCTCCCAAGATAGCCAGTGGGAAGCTCACTGCAATTTTCATCGAATGCAGCTTTGACGATTCCCAGACGGATGATCGTCTGTTCGGGCATCTCACACCAAGGTACATCATGGAGGAATTGACCGCCTTGGCTGAGGAGGTAACAGCCGCGAGGATGGACATCCTACGCAGAAAGTACGAAACGGAACACGGTATCAAGCGCCAGTCAACCTCTCGACCTGGCCCCATGGGACGGAGCTACTCCGACTACGGAAGCGTCGGCAGTGATAAGAAACGCAAACgccaagaggaggacgaccgCAACACCCGACGAAGGACGATAACATCCCAGGCGCGAGCAGCCAGTGCGCACCCGGGATTCAGAACCAGGAGAGAACCATCGACAGCAGCGGGGGCAGGAGCAGAAAAAAGCCAACAGCCACATTCATCACAGCAACAAGACCCTCGGCAACCCACCGAAGATTCCATCTCCCCCAAATCCCGCAAGCGCTACGAAAACCGCCACAGCTCAGCCTCCGCGCAAGCagccgccgcagcagcaagcacTACCTCGTTGTATGAAAATGACGGTGTCAATCCGCGTAACCCAACCGGCTTCAGAATCGACACGCCTCACCTAGCCACTCCCACGGGCGAGATGTCCCTCGACGACTTCCAGCAGCGCGCCACGaccaaccaccaaccaccatTCAACGCTGccctccaacaacatcaaaTGGGCATTTCCCGACCCGAACTCCCCCACTTCCACCTCTCCGAGCCTACCTCGCCTTACGGCTCCCCGTCGCCATCCAACGCAATGTCCacctttcccccctcccgcccccagcaacaccagcagCCGTACACTTCTCCCAACTCAACCACCCCagtgtcaacaacaacgcctcttcttcgtcgtcgtcaggAGGTGGGTCAGGGTCAGGGTCAGGAGGCCCCGTGTCTTCATCCGCCGCATCCAACGTAA